The genomic DNA ATGGCGGGCCTTGTCGTACAAGTCTTTCAGCGAGGCCGAGACCTTACGGACCGCATTGAGAGAATCCAGCGTTTTGACCCGCAGCTCTTCGTAGTCCTTCTCGACGGCTTCTTCTTCAAAGTCTTCTTCCGTCTCGACCACCGGCACGATCTCCCGCACATCGATCTTGCCGTTCTTCAGCTGATCCCGCAGATTGAGCACGAACTCCAGAGTCATCGGGAGGCCGTAGACGACCGTGGCGATATCTTTCTTGCCCTCTTCGATCCGCTTGGCAATCTCGATTTCGCCCTCGCGGCTCAGCAGCGCAACGCTTCCCATCTCTTTCAGGTAGAGCCTGACGGGATCGTCGGTTCGGCTGAGGGCCCCAGGTGTCAGATCGATCTCTTTTTCATTTTCCTCGGACGCCTCGGCTTCTTCGCTTTCCTCGATGGCCTCTTCGCCTTCAGCGGCCTTCGGGGCGCGTTCGGTCTCAGCAGACTCCACAATCTCAATGTCCATTTCCCCGAACATCGTCATGATCGTGCTGAACTGGTCCGATGACACGACATCGGCCGGCAACGTGCTGTTGAGATCGTCGTAGGTGAGAAAGCCCTTCTCTTTGCCGAGATTGATGAGCTTCTTCACCTCGCCGAGTAATTCTTGTTTCGGCATACCTACTCCTTCACCGCAGACGTCAGCGCAGCCGGCATCACGCCGGCCTTCCGAATCCGCATCTCGTTAATCAATCCGTTCAGGCGGTGCACATCCGCTTCACGCCGCTCCCGTTCGGCGGCCTTCAACTCCTGAATCAGGGCCCCCATGGTCCGCTCACGGCCTCTCCGCTCCAGCGTTTCCAAACATCCGGCAATATGTGCCGGGACATCATCATAATGCTGCTCCAGCATCGACAACTCAGACACTAATGAGCCACAGTTCTCGTCATTGATCAAGGCATCCAGCAGGCCCCGGACGGACACCCGCCCATCCTGCTCAAGATGCTGCATCGCGCATTCAATCAGTCGGCGATAGGCCGGTGCGGAAAAGGCGTCCGGCGACAACTTCCGAAGATCCTCGGCCGACAGACTTCCCTGCACCAAGAGATGTGCCAGATCACGCTCCTCCGGATTGCCCTTCGGTTTCGACGCCGCCGCAGCGGGCAGGGCCGTGGGCCGGGAAGAAGGCCGGCGTGTCTCCTCGGATGCCAGCGTCGGATAGCGATCAATCAATCGTTGCTGGCTGAGTCCCAACCGTTCCGCAACTAAACGAATCCGTTCCTCTCGCTCGATGGGATGGGCGCTTTTCTGCAGAATCCGTAACACCTCATCCACAGCGCGGATCCGGTCTTCCACGGTCCCGGACTCAGCCGTCCGCAGACTATGCTCCACGGCAAAATCCAGCAGACTCGGGGCCGCTTCATGTAAAGCCGTAAACCCTTCGGCCCCGTATTTCCTCACGTACGTATCGGGATCATCTCCCTCCGGAAGCGAGACAACCTTGACGCTCAACCCGCTATTAACGAATAAATCCAACGTCCGCAGTGCAGCCCGTACCCCGGCCTGATCGGGATCGAACAGCAGCACAACATTGGAGGCAAAGCGCCTGATCACGGTGATGTGTTCGGCGGTCAGGGCTGTGCCCAATGTGGCGGCCACATGGCGGATGCCGGCCTGGTGCAACGCCACGGCATCGAAATACCCTTCCACAATGATCAATGTGTGTTGCTGCCCCGCCGCCTCACGAGCTGCTTCCAGGGCGAACAAGGTCTGCCCCTTCTTAAAGAGCGGCGTCTCGGGGGAGTTCAAATATTTGGGCATCCCCTCGCCGAGAATACGTCCGCCGAACGCCACGACCCGCTTGCGCAGATCCATGATCGGAAACATGACCCGGGCGCGGAATCGATCGTAGTGGCCTGACACGGCGGCTTTCTGTTGTCCGCTCTGATCTCGCGGAATGGACAGGCCCGCCGCAACCAGATCCGCAGGGGCGAAGCCCTCTTTCAACATAGCTTTGGTCAATCCATCCCACTCCGGCAGGGCATAGCCGATTTGAAACTGCGCCATTGTGTTGTGCTGAATGCCGCGCCCGTCGAGATAAGCACGGGCAGGAGCACCGGCGGTGTTATCCAGTAACATGCGCTGATAATAGGCCCCGGCCGCAGCATTGAGCCGCTCCAGCCGACCCAGCTGCGTGCGCGCCTCGCTGGAATATCCACCGGCCGACTCCGGAACATCCACCCCTACCTTGCGGCCCAGATCACGAACAATCTCAGGAAAGCCGGCCCCGGTCAATTTCATCAAAAACGTATACACATTGCCGCCGGCGCCGCAGCCGAAGCAGTGAAAAATCTGTCGCGAAGAGCTGACCGTAAAGGAGGGAGACTTTTCTTGATGGAACGGACAGAGCCCCTTAAGATTCTGGCCGGCTCGGGTCAATGCCACGTGTTGACCCACGATCTCCGCGATGTCCACTCGGTCTCTGATTTGGTTGATGACGTCGTCCGAAATCAGGCCTTGGCCCACGGCGGTCCTCGCTTGTGCCCGCAGGGATCCAACCAGGCTGCAGCCGGCTGGAGTGCATTAAGCGCGATTGAAAGTTGACCGTTCACCCTAACAAACGGTCTGCATAAGTGTCAATCGAGGAGAGGAGCGGATTATCCCGGAGGCCAGGCCATGTGCCTCCCGCCGAGCACATGAAGATGGAGATGAAACACGGTCTGCCCGCTCTCCGCGCCCGTATTTGTCACAATCCGATAGCCGGATTCAGCCAGGTTTTTCATGCCTGCAATTTTTGAGCAGGTTAACAGGAGATGCCCTAGGAGAGCCTGGTCTCCCTCTCGACAGTCCTGCACAGCGGCCACATGGCGTTTCGGAATCACCAGGATATGGACCGGAGCCTGGGCATTGATGTCATCGAATGCCAGAACCTGATCATCCTGGTACACAATTTTGGCCGGAATACCGCCTTCAACAATGCGACAAAAAATACAGTTATCCACGCGATCCCCCCTCAGGCGAAGGCCGGATCCCGGACTTTCCGAAGCGGGTCCCGAGTTCACGGTACACCTCGTTCAGCGTCACATCGTGGTACCCCAGCACCAGCAAGGTGTGAAAGAGCAGATCGGCTGTCTCGTAGATGATCTCTTCCCGCTTTTGATTCTTTGCGGCAATAATCACTTCCCCCGCCTCTTCAGCAACCTTCTTTAGAATGCGATCGGCTCCGCCCTGCAATAATTTCGACACATAGGAGTCGGGCTGCGGACTGGCCTTACGCGTCAGAATGGTCTGATACACCCGATCCAAGATCCCCCCACCGGCATCCTGGGTCTTCTCCTCACTGGCCTGCCCCTCTTCCGTCATCCGGGCGAAAAAGCAGGCACGCTCACCGGTATGGCAGGTCGGCCCGACAGGTTCGGCCTTCACGAGAATCGTGTCACGATCACAATCGACAAAGAGATCCTTCACCTTGAGGAAATGCCCGGACGTCTCGCCCTTTTCCCACAACTTCCGGCGAGACCGGCTCCAAAAGTGAACGGATCTCGTCTGAAGCGTCCTGGCAATGGCCTCCTGATTCATGTACCCGACCATCAACACGGTGCCATCCAGCCAATCTTGAATCACGGCGGGAATCAACCCTTGTCCATCAAACGTCATGGTCCGACTCTCTTTCGACATCACATTCTGCTCCATCTAGGCTGGTCCCAGTCGCACCGGAACCCCGCGGTCTCGCAGATATGCCTTGGCTTGCTGAATGGTATGAGTTCGATAGTGAAAGATCGAGGCGGCCAGGACGGCGTCCGCTTTCCCCTTCACCAACCCGTCGTAGAGGTGCTCCAGGGTCCCCACCCCGCCCGAGGCAATCACTGGAATCGAGAGACGTTCCGAAACCGCCGCAGTCAACGCCAGATCATACCCGTTCTGGCGACCATCCTGATCCATGCTGGTCAAGAGGATCTCTCCGGCCCCATACCCTTCCATCCGTTGCGCCCACTCGACGGCGTCCAGGCCGGTTGGTTTTCGTCCACCGTGGGTGAACACTTCCCAGCGACCCGCCTGACCGGACTGTTTGGCGTCGATCGCCACCACGATGCACTGCGTACCGAATCGCTGGGCAGCCTCGCGAACAAATTCCGGCTGCTGCACCGCCGTGGTGTTGATGCTGACTTTGTCGGCCCCGGCATTGAGCAAAGTCCGAATGTCATCCAGCGTACGCACCCCGCCTCCGACCGTGAGCGGCATAAACACACGAGCGGCGGTTTGCTCCACTACATCGATGATGGTCTTGCGGTTTTCGTGTGAGGCGGTGATATCCAGGAAACACAATTCGTCCGCGCCTTCGCGATCATAGATGGCAGCCACCTCGACCGGATCACCGGCATCCCGCAAATTCACGAAGCTCACGCCTTTGACGACTCGACCATCCTTCACATCCAAACAGGGAATGATGCGCTTAGTCAGCATAGAGGTTCGTCAAGCGTGACTCGTGAAGCGAGCCGGTTTTATTTTCGTCCAGCCGCATGCAAGATCCTCAACGTTTTCCGATGGCTGCAACCGCTGCCGCATAATCCAATTTCCCGTCGTAGAGGGCCTTGCCGACGATGGCCCCCTCCACGCGAGGACCAAGCGCATGCACCGCCTGCAGATCTTCCACACGCGTGATGCCACCGGACGCGATGACGGGAAACGACGAACAATCAACGACTTCTCGCAACGCCGTCAGGTTCGGCCCATTGAGCATTCCATCCCGGGCGATATCGGTGTAAATGACGGCCCCCAGTTCAAGGCCGGCAAGTTCTTTGAGGAGATCGATGGCCTTCGTTTCGGACACCGCCGTCCAGCCCTTCACCGCGACCTTCCCGTCTCGCGCGTCGAGTCCCAACAAAATACGCCGAGGGAACTCCTGACAGGCCTGCGCCAGAAACGTTCGATCCATAAGGGCAGCCGTGCCGAGCACCACGCGCGCCACACCCGCATGGAGATATCGCCGCACGGTCTCAATGGTCCGGATTCCACCTCCCACCTGCACCTTCACGCTGACTGTCTTCATGACCGCTTCGATCTGGGGAAGATTCTTCGGCTCCCCATCGACGGCTCCGTTCAGATCGACGACATGAATAAGATCGGCGCCTTGCTGCTGCCAGCGGCCGGCCACCGAAGGCACGTCCTCTGAGTACACCGTTTCAGCGGCCATGTCGCCCTGCCGCAATCGGACACAGCGGCCGTCTTTGAGATCAATCGCCGGAATTACACGCATGACACCACCTGTCGCAACACGTTCATTTTCCCCCGCCTGCTGCGCCGCCATATGGAAACGCATCTGCCAATTCCTCCGCTCCATAGGCGGCCAACTCCTCGGCAGTGACAAACACGCCATAGCGCTGGACAAAGCCTAAAAAGTCTTCCGTCATCGGCCGCTGCTTTTCATAGTAGTTGCCCTCCCACAGGACTATGCCGTCGGGCGCTACCAGCTTCACCTCGAATCCCACGGCGGCCGGTGGGTCCGCGCCAAGCCGACTGCCGACTCGTTCCTGATAGACAAGCACCTTGCCGCTGAGTGCCGCATCGGCTCCGAGTCGTTGAGCAATCTTGTGGGCCGGCATCGTTTCCGTCGCAGTCCCCCCGGAAACTTCCCGAGCAACCCTTGCCGATTCGTTAGGGGAGAGTAGTTGTAACCCGGATCGGGCCTTGAGTTTTGCCCACATCAGATCGGTGACTTTCTCACCTGCGGAGGCCGGTACGCGATGAGTCTGGCGCACGGCTTGATCGGTCGTCGGAGGGACCCCGACAGCCATGTCGGACCGTCTTGCGCCGGACGGGACGGGAAACGCGGGCCCAGACGCCTCGATCGCTTGGGGAGTCGCCATAGTTTCAAACGGAATGAGGGCGATTGTGCGGACCGGATACTTTCCCAC from Nitrospira sp. ND1 includes the following:
- the dnaG gene encoding DNA primase; amino-acid sequence: MGQGLISDDVINQIRDRVDIAEIVGQHVALTRAGQNLKGLCPFHQEKSPSFTVSSSRQIFHCFGCGAGGNVYTFLMKLTGAGFPEIVRDLGRKVGVDVPESAGGYSSEARTQLGRLERLNAAAGAYYQRMLLDNTAGAPARAYLDGRGIQHNTMAQFQIGYALPEWDGLTKAMLKEGFAPADLVAAGLSIPRDQSGQQKAAVSGHYDRFRARVMFPIMDLRKRVVAFGGRILGEGMPKYLNSPETPLFKKGQTLFALEAAREAAGQQHTLIIVEGYFDAVALHQAGIRHVAATLGTALTAEHITVIRRFASNVVLLFDPDQAGVRAALRTLDLFVNSGLSVKVVSLPEGDDPDTYVRKYGAEGFTALHEAAPSLLDFAVEHSLRTAESGTVEDRIRAVDEVLRILQKSAHPIEREERIRLVAERLGLSQQRLIDRYPTLASEETRRPSSRPTALPAAAASKPKGNPEERDLAHLLVQGSLSAEDLRKLSPDAFSAPAYRRLIECAMQHLEQDGRVSVRGLLDALINDENCGSLVSELSMLEQHYDDVPAHIAGCLETLERRGRERTMGALIQELKAAERERREADVHRLNGLINEMRIRKAGVMPAALTSAVKE
- a CDS encoding histidine triad nucleotide-binding protein: MDNCIFCRIVEGGIPAKIVYQDDQVLAFDDINAQAPVHILVIPKRHVAAVQDCREGDQALLGHLLLTCSKIAGMKNLAESGYRIVTNTGAESGQTVFHLHLHVLGGRHMAWPPG
- the hisIE gene encoding bifunctional phosphoribosyl-AMP cyclohydrolase/phosphoribosyl-ATP diphosphatase HisIE, which produces MSKESRTMTFDGQGLIPAVIQDWLDGTVLMVGYMNQEAIARTLQTRSVHFWSRSRRKLWEKGETSGHFLKVKDLFVDCDRDTILVKAEPVGPTCHTGERACFFARMTEEGQASEEKTQDAGGGILDRVYQTILTRKASPQPDSYVSKLLQGGADRILKKVAEEAGEVIIAAKNQKREEIIYETADLLFHTLLVLGYHDVTLNEVYRELGTRFGKSGIRPSPEGGSRG
- the hisF gene encoding imidazole glycerol phosphate synthase subunit HisF; amino-acid sequence: MLTKRIIPCLDVKDGRVVKGVSFVNLRDAGDPVEVAAIYDREGADELCFLDITASHENRKTIIDVVEQTAARVFMPLTVGGGVRTLDDIRTLLNAGADKVSINTTAVQQPEFVREAAQRFGTQCIVVAIDAKQSGQAGRWEVFTHGGRKPTGLDAVEWAQRMEGYGAGEILLTSMDQDGRQNGYDLALTAAVSERLSIPVIASGGVGTLEHLYDGLVKGKADAVLAASIFHYRTHTIQQAKAYLRDRGVPVRLGPA
- the hisA gene encoding 1-(5-phosphoribosyl)-5-[(5-phosphoribosylamino)methylideneamino]imidazole-4-carboxamide isomerase, whose product is MRVIPAIDLKDGRCVRLRQGDMAAETVYSEDVPSVAGRWQQQGADLIHVVDLNGAVDGEPKNLPQIEAVMKTVSVKVQVGGGIRTIETVRRYLHAGVARVVLGTAALMDRTFLAQACQEFPRRILLGLDARDGKVAVKGWTAVSETKAIDLLKELAGLELGAVIYTDIARDGMLNGPNLTALREVVDCSSFPVIASGGITRVEDLQAVHALGPRVEGAIVGKALYDGKLDYAAAVAAIGKR